Within the Pseudomonas putida genome, the region CTCGGCGAGCGCTTGCGCCAGGCGTGCATGGGCTGGGAAGCGGCGGTGTTCACCGGTGCGCCAGAGCTGGGCAAGCGCATGGGCATCCGCAGCCACAAGCAATATGCGTTCTGGAACGGCGCACTGCCGTGCAAACTGCTGCTTTTCAAGGTGCAGCCTGACCAGTTCGTCACCGGCGAGCGTCGCGAGGCCCAGGCCGAGAGCGGCGATACCCGCCGACCGCTGCCGGTAGCCAATGAGCCTGCACGCCTGTCCGAAGGCGCTCAGATGTTCGCCAACCGCCTGCAGAAGAACCTCAAGCAACTGGGCAAGTGGGCGCGCAAGGAGCAGATCGACTGCTACCGCGTGTACGATGCCGATATGCCTGAATATGCCTTGGCGGTCGACCTCTATCAGGATTGGGTCCACGTGCAGGAGTACGCCGCGCCACGCTCGATCGACCCGGAAAAGGCCCAGGCGCGCCTGCTCGATGCCTTGTCGGCGATCCCCCAGGCGCTGGGCGTCGACCCGCAGCATGTGGTGCTCAAGCGCCGTGAGCGGCAGAGCGGCACCCGCCAGTATGAGCGCCAGGCCACCGAAGGGCGCTTCCATGAGGTCAGTGAAGGTGGTGTCAAGCTGCTGGTCAACCTCACCGACTACCTCGACACTGGCCTGTTCCTCGACCACCGCCCGATGCGCATGCGCATCCAGCGTGAGGCCGCCGGCAAGCGCTTCCTGAACCTGTTCTGCTACACCGCGACGGCCAGCGTACATGCCGCCAAGGGCGGTGCGCGCAGTACCACCAGCGTCGACCTGTCCAAGACCTACCTGGACTGGGCGCGGCGCAACCTGTCGCTGAACGGTTTCTCCGAGCGCAACCGCCTGGAGCAGGGTGATGTCATGGCCTGGCTGGAAGCCAATCGCGACACCTACGACCTGGTCTTCATCGACCCGCCAACCTTCTCCAACTCCAAACGCATGGAAGGTGTGTTCGACGTGCAGCGTGACCACGTGCAACTGCTCGACCTGGCCATGGCGCGCCTGGCCCCCGGCGGTGTGCTGTATTTCTCCAACAACTTCCGCAAGTTCCAGCTCGACGAGCACCTGGCTGCGCGGTACGTGGTGGAGGAAATCACGGCGCAGACACTGGACCCGGACTTTGCCCGCAACAATCGCATCCACCGCGCCTGGCGCCTGCAACTGCGCTAATGCGACAGGCAACGTTGCATCGCTAATGGCCAATAGCTATAACTCAGCACAGGGCCATGATTTTCGCAGGACGCTGACGTGACGAGACCGATCTATGTCGAAGTATGGCGTGCGTGCGAAGGTGTTGGGCCTGTGCAGCCAGGCGATGGCTGCCTGGGCAGTGGCGTTGGTGGCGCTGGTGGCCGGCAGCTTGCTGTCGATTGCCCTGGCGCTGGCCACGCATGCGTTTTACAAGCAGCAACTGCGCCAGCGCTTCGAGCTGCTGGCCAGCGAGCGTTATAGCCGCATCGCCGAGCGCTTCGATGACCAGGAGCAGCGCCTGGACAGCTTGCGCCGTTTTTTCAGCTTCTCCAACGACGTCACCCCAGGCGAATTCAACGGCTACGCCCGCCCCTTGCTGCGTCGTACCCAGGCTTACTCGTGGGCGCCGCGAGTCGAAGGCGCGCAGCGGCGGGCGTTCGAGCGCCAGGCCAGTGCTGCGTTGGGTCAGACCTACCTGATCCGTGACCTGGACGAGCGGGGCGATTGGCACCCGGCGCCGCCGCGTGATCACTACTACCCGGTGCTTTACACCCAGGCAACCCAGATGCAGGGGCAACCTTACGGTATGGACCTGCGCGGCCAAGCGGTACGTGACCAGACCCTGATGCGTGCCGTGGAGCCCGGCAGCATGGCAGTGTCGGCGCCGCTGGACATGATCAGTGTCGCGCCGGGCTACGCCCGCGGGCTGTTGATGGTCGCGCCGGTGTTCTACACCGCGCAGGCTGACGGGCCTGCAGGGTATGTCATGGCGCTGCTGAACCTGCGGCAACTGATCACGGACGGCCTGCCGGCCATTGCCGAGGACAACCTGGTGGTACGCATCGTCGACCCCAGTGGGCGTGATGGCCATGAGCTGTTGTTCGACTCGCAGAACCCGGCCGCGCCGTTGGCGTTGGTCAGCACGCAGCTGCTGCACCTGGCCGACCATCATTACCAGCTTGATATCCGCCCCAGCCAGGTATTCATGCAGGGCAACCGCTCCTCGGCAGCACTGGCTGTGGGCTTGCTCGGTGGCCTGCTGAGCCTGTTGCTCAGTGCGTTACTGTACAGCCTGTTCAGCCAGCGGCAACGGGCGCTCAAGCTGGTGGAGCAGCGTACCGCGCAGTTGCGGGTCAGCGAGCAGTCGTTGCGCGAGACGCATAATCAGCTGCGCAGTGTGCTTGATGCTGCTACCCAGGTCGCGATCATCGCGACCAGCCTCAAGGGCGTGGTCAGTACCTTCAATGCCGGTGCCGAACGCATGCTGGGTTACGCGGCCAGCGAAGCGGTCGGGCACCTTCATCTGGAACACCTGGTCCTGCCTGAGGAACTCAGCCAGCGCGCCCATGCCCTGAGCCTGCGCTACGGGCGTCAGATTGACGGTGGCCAGGCGATGTTCGCCGAGACCTTGCAGGGCGGTGGCGCGCAGCCAGGCGAGTGGACCTTGGTGCGCAAGGACGGCAGCCAGCTGTTGGCCAACATGCTGGTCACCGCAGTGCTCGACGAGCAAGGGCTTTGGGTGGGTTACCTGGCAATTTGCATCGATGTCACCGAGCAGCGTCGTGTGCATGAGGCGCTGGCGATGCGTGATCGGCTGCTGGAGAAGCTCAGTGCCGAGGTGCCGGGCGGCATTTATCAGTATCGCCTGGACGCCAACGGCCACTCATGTTTCCCCTACGCCAGCCAAGGGCTGTTCGATATCTACGAGATCGACTTGCAGTTGCTGCAGAAGGACGCCACGGTGGTGTTCGAGCGCATTCATGCCGATGACCTTGAGCGCGTGCGACGTTCCGTGCGCGACTCGGCCGAACACCTGTCCCCTTGGCGTGAAGAGTACCGCGTGTGCCTGCCCAAAGCCGGTTTGCGCTGGGTGCGCGGCGAGGCCACGCCCGAGGTCGGTGAAGACGGTTGTACGCTCTGGCATGGTTACCTGACCGACATTTCCGACCTCAAGGGTGTGGAGGAGGATTTGCGTAAGCTGTCGGTGACCGACGCCCTGACCGGTATCCACAACCGCCGCTACTTCCAGGAGCGGCTGAAGGCCGAACTGGACCGAGCCCAGCGTGATGATCAGGAACTGGCAGTGATCATGCTCGACATCGACCACTTCAAGAGGATCAACGACCAGTACGGCCATGCCGTGGGGGATCATGTGCTGCGCAGCTTGTGCCAGCGCATCGGTCAGCGCTTGCGGCGTACCGACGTTTTCTGCCGGCTTGGCGGGGAAGAGTTCATGGTGCTGTGCCCAGGCAGCAGCGCCGAACAGGCGCGGCTGTTGGCGATGGAACTGTGGCACGGCGTGCGCAACGTGCCTGTCGAAGGCGTTGGCAAAGTGACCGCCAGTTTTGGCGTGGCTGGATGGCGGCCGGGGGAGGGTGCCGATGCCCTGTTGCTGCGGGCTGATGCTGGCGTCTATGCAGCCAAGCAGGCAGGCAGGGATCGTGTCGAGGCAGAATTGAGCTGAGGCGTGCGTGCCGGCCTCATCGCCGGCAAGCCGGCTCCCACCCCAACCGCGCAGTTCTCAAGGCCTGCGCTTTGCCTGTGACAGCCCCCGCCTTGCCCAATTTCTAAAAGCCGGCGCAAATCCAAGTGGCAGCCAGCTTGCCGGCTCCCACCGCGACCGCGCAGAGCCTAAGGCCTGCGCTGTACCTGTGGAGGCAGCGGTCCTGCCCAATTTCTGAAGCCGGCGCAAATCCATGTGGGAGCCGGCTTGCCGGCAATGAGGCCGGATCTGTTGGAGTCAGATCATGGGTTGACGCCTGCCGTCCGGTTACCGGCTTTGGGTTGGCGATACAGGTCCAGCAGTACCTGGTCGAGTACCTGCGATGCACCCCAGGGTTTCGGGTCGTTGAGGATCGCCGCCACTGCCCAGGTATTGCCGTTGCTGTCACGGCTGAAACCCGCGATGGCGCGTACGGTATTCAAGGTGCCCGTCTTGATGTGGCCTTCGCCGGCCATGGCGGTGCGCTTGAGGCGCTTGCGCATGGTGCCGTCCATCCCCACCAATGGCATCGAACTGATGAACTCGGCGGAGTAGGGGCTATTCCACGCCGCTTGCAGCAATGCAGCCATTTCCCGGGTGCTTACCCGTTCCGCACGCGACAGGCCCGAGCCGTTTTCCATCACCAGGTGCGGCGCGGTGATACCTTTCTTGGCCAACCACTGGCGAATCACGCGTTGGGCGGCGCGGGCATCGTCGCCATCGGCGTCGGTACGGAACTGTGCGCCAAGGCTCAGAAACAGCTGTTGGGCCATGGTGTTGTTGCTGTACTTGTTGATGTCGCGGATCACCTCCACCAGGTCGGGCGAGAAGGCCCGTGCCAGCAGGCGAGCGCCCTTGGGCACGTTCTCGATGCGGTCACGGCCCTGGATGCTGCCACCCAGCTCGTTCCAGATCGCGCGCACGGCACCGGCGGCGTAGGTCGGGTGATCGAGCAGCGCGAGGTAGGTCTGCGAGTTGCAGCCATCGCCCAACTGGCCGCTGACCACCACACTCATGCCATCGGCTTGAGGCACCGGGTTGTAGCGTACATCGCCAGTGCACTTTCTGGAGGCAACTGCCTTGACCTGGTTGTCGATGCGAATGCTCGCAATGGGTGGCTCAACGGCGACAGTCACTTTGCCGCCATCGTTGCGGGCGACGAAGCGCAGGGCCTTGAGGTTGACCAGCAAGGAGTCGGGCTTGACCAGGAAGGGCTTGTTCATGTCGCCGCCGTCATCATTGAAATGCGGCAGGTTGGGCTGTACGAAGTGGCTGCGGTCCAGCACCAGGTCGCCGGTAATGGTGCGCACGCCGTTGGCGCGCAGGTCACGCATCAGCAGCCACAGTTTCTCCATGTTCAGCTTGGGGTCACCGCCGCCCTTGAGGTACAGGTTGCCGTTGAGCACGCCGTTGCTCAGGGTGCCATCGGTGTAGAACTCGGTCTTCCACTGGAAGGTCGGGCCGAGCAGTTCGAGGGCTGCATAGGTGGTGACCAGCTTCATGGTCGAGGCCGGGTTGACCGACACATCGGCGTTGAACACGGTCGGCGTGCCAGGGCCATTGAGCGGCAGCATCACCAGTGACAGTGCGCTGTCCTGCAGTTTGCTGGCTTTGAGCGCTTGCTGAACCTTGGGTGGCAGCGTGGTGTTTACAGCCGCAGCCTGGCTGGGCAGGGCGAACGGCAGGAGCATGCCGGCGAGAACGAGGGGGCGGAGCGATTTGATCATATGAGATTCATACCCTGCGGACGAGGGAAAAAGACATAGGGGCTGTAAGAGATGATGGCCCCCCTACGAAATATAGTGCGCATTATGCCCCAAGCGCAGCACTGATGCGCCACGTTCGACGGAAAAGCGCCGTTGTACTGCGGAAACTGTTAAAGTGCCGCGCGTTATTACTCAAGAGGATTGTTTCATGGCTACCAACCGTTCCCGTCGTCTGCGCAAGAAGCTGTGCGTTGATGAATTCCAGGAGCTGGGTTTCGAATTGAACCTGGGTTTCAAGGAAGACCTGTCCGACGAAGCCATCGATGCCTTCCTCGACGCCTTCCTGGCAGAAGCCATGGACGCCAACGGCCTGGACTATGTCGGTGGTGATGATTTCGGCCTGGTTTGCCTGGCAGAACGTGGCTCGGTCAGCGAAGAGCAACGTGCCGCTGTCGAAGCCTGGCTCAAAGGCCGTAGCGAACTGACCTCCATCGAAGTCAGCCCGCTGCTGGACGCCTGGTACCCGGAAAAGCCGATCAACCCGGCTTCCTGATGCTCGGCTGAAGCGGCGCCCGTTCGGGCGGCCGCTTCATCAAGGCTTGGTCAGTTCTCTGGCCAAGGCTTTCTCTACGCGGCGCATGTGCCGTGCCAAAGCCTGTCGCCGCTGTTTCAGCTGCGCTGCGGGCAACCCGTTCTGTTCCAAGGCCTCACAGGCCGCCATCAAGTGCTGCGCTTCCAGCATCCGCGCCGCGCTGAGGATCTTGTGTGCCTGCTCGGCGATGGCCTCGGGCTGGGCTTCAGGGTTCAGGCCCATGAGCGTTGCCAAGTCCTGCTGCAGGCTCATCAGCAACGCCTTGAGAAACCGCTCACGGTCGTTGGGGTTATCGCCAACGATATTGCGCAGACCTTTGAGATCGAACGGTGCCTCCTTTGCGGGCCGCTCCCGCCGGGGGGCGATATTGGCCAGGCGTTGGCTCAAGGTGCGCAGGCTGATGGGTTTGAGCAGGCAGTCGTCCATCCCGACACTGAGGCATTTCTGCCTGACTTCGGGCTGGGCGTTGGCGGTATAGCCCAGGATAACGCAGGGAGTGCGCCCGTTCTGGCGTTCTTCGGCGCGCACAGCAGCGGCAAGCTGATAACCGTTCATGTGCGGCATGTTGCAATCGAGGACGATCACGTCGAATTGCCCTTCGCGCCATTTTTCCAGGCCTTCGCTGCCATCGCTGGCAGTGGCCTGGCTCAGGCCAAGGTAGCCCAGCTGTTGCGCCATCAGCATCAGGTTGGCCGGGTGGTCGTCGATCACCAGCACCTTCAGCCGGGCATCGGGGACGTCCATGTCATCGGCTTCCAGCACCTGCGGCGGCAGAGCGTCTACACGTTGCAGCGGGACGCTGAAGCGAACCTGCGTGCCGAAATCCGGCACGCTCTTGATGCTCAGGCTCGCGCCCATCATTTCGCACAGGCTACGGCAGATGGCCAGGCCCAGGCCGGTGCCGGCGCGAGCGCCCTGGCTGTGTGGGTTGGCCTGAACGAAGGGATTGAACAGCCGTTGCAAGTCATCGTCGTGAATGCCGATGCCGGTGTCACGCACTTCCAGCTCCAGGCTCGGAGGCACTGAGGGGGCTTCTTCATGCAGGCTGAGGCTGATGCGCACCTGACCCTGCCCGGTGAACTTGATGGCATTGCTGATCAGGTTGGACAGGATCTGCTTGAAGCGTAAGGGGTCGAGCAGGACGTGGCAGCGGGCGCTGGGGTCGATCTCGACGTCGAAGGCCAGGCCTTTTTGCCGTGCCTGGCCATCGAACACGCGGCTCACCGATTCGACCAGCGCCGCAAGGTCGACCGGCTCGGGTGCAAGGGACAGGTGGCCAGACTCGATACGCACGATATCCAGGATGTCACCGATCAGGCCCAGCAGGTCCTTGGCCGAATGGTGGGCGACTTCCAGGGAGGTGCGATCGATCTGCCCTTGATGAGCACGCTTGACCGCCAGTTCGAGCATGCCGATGACCGCGTTCATCGGGGTGCGGATCTCATGGCTGATGGTAGCCAGGAAGGTACTTTTGGCGCGGTTGGCATCATCAGCCAATTGCTTGGCCTCGCGCAGCTCCTGCACCAGCTTGCGCCGCTCGCTGATGTCGATCCAGCCACCGATGATACCCTGGACCTCACCGAGTGAATCACGGTACGGCAGGATCCAGTGGTAGATGGTGATTTCGCGATCCTTGAGCCGCAAGGGGCGGTCGATGATCAACGGAACGCCGGCGGCCATCACCTGCAGATAGTCGGCATGGATCTGGCGAGTGCTGTCCGACCCTGCGAACAGGCTGTCCTCCAGGCGCTTGCCGATGACCTCTTCGTGGGTCGCCTGCACCGCTTCCAGGTAACTGGCATTGCAGCTTTGCAAACAGCCCGCTCTGTCCCTTACGTACATGGGGTGCGGGGTGCCGTTGAGCAGTGCGCCCATGAACTCCAGTTGATCGCTCAGGGCGCGTTCGGCGTGCTGGCGCTGTTTGATCTGGCGGCGCAACCGGGCGTTCCACAGCAGCGCGGCCAACAGCAGCACAGCGGTCCCCAGCAACACTTGCATGGCAAGGCGCTTGAAACCCAGCCAGTTGCTGTCGTCATGCTGGCTGTAGCCACTCCAGCGGTTGTTGATCACCCCCAGCTCTTCCGGCGAAATACTCAGCAGCGCCTTGTCCAGGATCGATGCCAATTCTGTTTCCTGTGCGGAGGTGGCCATGGCGAAGCTCGCAGGCTCGGTACCGACCGTGCTGCGGATCACCAGTTTGGCGTTACCTGCCACGGCATGATTGGCATCGATCAAGGTCGTGATGACGGCATCGACTGCACCACTGCTCAGCAGTGCCATGGAATAGTAGGGGCTCTCGGTCTCGATCCAGCCGGTCTGCGGGTATCGGGTTGTCAGCAGTTCGGACATTTCGCTGTAGCGGGTGATGGCGATGCGCCGACCCTGCAAGTGTTCCAGTGAGGTGTACTGGGGCGTTTCGGTGCGCGTCACCAGCACATAGGTGCTTTCCAGGTACGGCCGGCTGAGCTGCAAGTGCTCCTCGCTCATGTCATCCACGGCAAGCGCTGCGATCATGTTCACGCGCCCGTCCTCGAGTCGGGCGATCATCTCAGCGATGCCGTTGGCGCGTTGCACTTCGAAGCGCAGGCCTGTACGCAGGCGGATCAGGTCCAGCAGGTCGGCGGTGATCCCGCGGAAATGGCCATTGCCGTCGAAATACGACAGCGGTGCAGCCGTTTCGTCGATAGCCACCTGCATCACAGGGTGGCGGCGCAACCACTGCTCTTCTTCGGCCGTGAGCTGCAGTTTGCGCTCGCTCAGCAGCAGGTCGCTGCCGGCACTCCAGCGTTTGAAGATGCTGGCGCGCACGGCAGCTGGCTGGCGATCCAGGGCCAGGTTCACCAGATCCTTGAGAATGGTATCTTGCGCACGCATCGCAAAACTGAAGCCGACGCTTTCATGTTTGCCGAAGCTGGCCATGCGCAGGCGCGGCAGGTGGCCGCGGTTGAGCTGATAGTGCGTGGAGATGGTATCGCCGATGAACACGTCAGCCTGCCCGAACGCTACGGCATTGAGGGCTTGGGAAGATGAACCGAAGGCCAGCAGTTCTGCTTTGGGATAGACAGTGCTGACTTCTTCTCGGGGCAGATAGTGATACAGCATGCCCAGGCGCATCCCCGCCATGCCCGGGTTGAGTGTGCGGCGTTCGTCTTCGCGGGTCACCAGCACTGGCTGGTCCACGGCATAAGGGTCCGAAAGCGCCAGGCCATCGCTCGCTGCTTCATAGCCATTGGCGCTGCCGAGCAGGTCGATCTCACCTTTCTTGAGCGCCTCTACCGCAGCTTGCCGGTTG harbors:
- the rlmKL gene encoding bifunctional 23S rRNA (guanine(2069)-N(7))-methyltransferase RlmK/23S rRNA (guanine(2445)-N(2))-methyltransferase RlmL, producing MSDRFELYLTCPKGLEGLLAEEAKALGLDDVREHTSAIRGAADMETAYRLCLWSRLANRVLLVLKRFNMKNADDLYDGVNAVDWADHLAADGTLAVEFSGHGSGIDNTHFGALKVKDAIVDKLRNREGLRPSVEKVDPDVRVHLRLDRGEAILSLDLSGHSLHQRGYRLQQGAAPLKENLAAAVLIRAGWPRIAAEGGALADPMCGVGTFLVEAAMIAADMAPNLKRERWGFSAWLGHVPATWRKVHEEAQARAQAGLAKPPLWIRGYEADPRLIQPGRNNVERAGLSDWVKIYQGEVASFEPRPDQNQKGLVISNPPYGERLGDEASLLYLYQNLGERLRQACMGWEAAVFTGAPELGKRMGIRSHKQYAFWNGALPCKLLLFKVQPDQFVTGERREAQAESGDTRRPLPVANEPARLSEGAQMFANRLQKNLKQLGKWARKEQIDCYRVYDADMPEYALAVDLYQDWVHVQEYAAPRSIDPEKAQARLLDALSAIPQALGVDPQHVVLKRRERQSGTRQYERQATEGRFHEVSEGGVKLLVNLTDYLDTGLFLDHRPMRMRIQREAAGKRFLNLFCYTATASVHAAKGGARSTTSVDLSKTYLDWARRNLSLNGFSERNRLEQGDVMAWLEANRDTYDLVFIDPPTFSNSKRMEGVFDVQRDHVQLLDLAMARLAPGGVLYFSNNFRKFQLDEHLAARYVVEEITAQTLDPDFARNNRIHRAWRLQLR
- a CDS encoding diguanylate cyclase; its protein translation is MSKYGVRAKVLGLCSQAMAAWAVALVALVAGSLLSIALALATHAFYKQQLRQRFELLASERYSRIAERFDDQEQRLDSLRRFFSFSNDVTPGEFNGYARPLLRRTQAYSWAPRVEGAQRRAFERQASAALGQTYLIRDLDERGDWHPAPPRDHYYPVLYTQATQMQGQPYGMDLRGQAVRDQTLMRAVEPGSMAVSAPLDMISVAPGYARGLLMVAPVFYTAQADGPAGYVMALLNLRQLITDGLPAIAEDNLVVRIVDPSGRDGHELLFDSQNPAAPLALVSTQLLHLADHHYQLDIRPSQVFMQGNRSSAALAVGLLGGLLSLLLSALLYSLFSQRQRALKLVEQRTAQLRVSEQSLRETHNQLRSVLDAATQVAIIATSLKGVVSTFNAGAERMLGYAASEAVGHLHLEHLVLPEELSQRAHALSLRYGRQIDGGQAMFAETLQGGGAQPGEWTLVRKDGSQLLANMLVTAVLDEQGLWVGYLAICIDVTEQRRVHEALAMRDRLLEKLSAEVPGGIYQYRLDANGHSCFPYASQGLFDIYEIDLQLLQKDATVVFERIHADDLERVRRSVRDSAEHLSPWREEYRVCLPKAGLRWVRGEATPEVGEDGCTLWHGYLTDISDLKGVEEDLRKLSVTDALTGIHNRRYFQERLKAELDRAQRDDQELAVIMLDIDHFKRINDQYGHAVGDHVLRSLCQRIGQRLRRTDVFCRLGGEEFMVLCPGSSAEQARLLAMELWHGVRNVPVEGVGKVTASFGVAGWRPGEGADALLLRADAGVYAAKQAGRDRVEAELS
- the dacB gene encoding D-alanyl-D-alanine carboxypeptidase/D-alanyl-D-alanine-endopeptidase, producing the protein MIKSLRPLVLAGMLLPFALPSQAAAVNTTLPPKVQQALKASKLQDSALSLVMLPLNGPGTPTVFNADVSVNPASTMKLVTTYAALELLGPTFQWKTEFYTDGTLSNGVLNGNLYLKGGGDPKLNMEKLWLLMRDLRANGVRTITGDLVLDRSHFVQPNLPHFNDDGGDMNKPFLVKPDSLLVNLKALRFVARNDGGKVTVAVEPPIASIRIDNQVKAVASRKCTGDVRYNPVPQADGMSVVVSGQLGDGCNSQTYLALLDHPTYAAGAVRAIWNELGGSIQGRDRIENVPKGARLLARAFSPDLVEVIRDINKYSNNTMAQQLFLSLGAQFRTDADGDDARAAQRVIRQWLAKKGITAPHLVMENGSGLSRAERVSTREMAALLQAAWNSPYSAEFISSMPLVGMDGTMRKRLKRTAMAGEGHIKTGTLNTVRAIAGFSRDSNGNTWAVAAILNDPKPWGASQVLDQVLLDLYRQPKAGNRTAGVNP
- a CDS encoding YggL family protein, which gives rise to MATNRSRRLRKKLCVDEFQELGFELNLGFKEDLSDEAIDAFLDAFLAEAMDANGLDYVGGDDFGLVCLAERGSVSEEQRAAVEAWLKGRSELTSIEVSPLLDAWYPEKPINPAS
- a CDS encoding transporter substrate-binding domain-containing protein; the protein is MARLLAWLALALPLACCAAQASQLEAVPYSLLSRSSAPPVTPQLTAQQREWLMARQYLKLGTSAPDYPPFDITSGGRDYQGLTAEYASLIGKVLQVPIRVLRYPNRQAAVEALKKGEIDLLGSANGYEAASDGLALSDPYAVDQPVLVTREDERRTLNPGMAGMRLGMLYHYLPREEVSTVYPKAELLAFGSSSQALNAVAFGQADVFIGDTISTHYQLNRGHLPRLRMASFGKHESVGFSFAMRAQDTILKDLVNLALDRQPAAVRASIFKRWSAGSDLLLSERKLQLTAEEEQWLRRHPVMQVAIDETAAPLSYFDGNGHFRGITADLLDLIRLRTGLRFEVQRANGIAEMIARLEDGRVNMIAALAVDDMSEEHLQLSRPYLESTYVLVTRTETPQYTSLEHLQGRRIAITRYSEMSELLTTRYPQTGWIETESPYYSMALLSSGAVDAVITTLIDANHAVAGNAKLVIRSTVGTEPASFAMATSAQETELASILDKALLSISPEELGVINNRWSGYSQHDDSNWLGFKRLAMQVLLGTAVLLLAALLWNARLRRQIKQRQHAERALSDQLEFMGALLNGTPHPMYVRDRAGCLQSCNASYLEAVQATHEEVIGKRLEDSLFAGSDSTRQIHADYLQVMAAGVPLIIDRPLRLKDREITIYHWILPYRDSLGEVQGIIGGWIDISERRKLVQELREAKQLADDANRAKSTFLATISHEIRTPMNAVIGMLELAVKRAHQGQIDRTSLEVAHHSAKDLLGLIGDILDIVRIESGHLSLAPEPVDLAALVESVSRVFDGQARQKGLAFDVEIDPSARCHVLLDPLRFKQILSNLISNAIKFTGQGQVRISLSLHEEAPSVPPSLELEVRDTGIGIHDDDLQRLFNPFVQANPHSQGARAGTGLGLAICRSLCEMMGASLSIKSVPDFGTQVRFSVPLQRVDALPPQVLEADDMDVPDARLKVLVIDDHPANLMLMAQQLGYLGLSQATASDGSEGLEKWREGQFDVIVLDCNMPHMNGYQLAAAVRAEERQNGRTPCVILGYTANAQPEVRQKCLSVGMDDCLLKPISLRTLSQRLANIAPRRERPAKEAPFDLKGLRNIVGDNPNDRERFLKALLMSLQQDLATLMGLNPEAQPEAIAEQAHKILSAARMLEAQHLMAACEALEQNGLPAAQLKQRRQALARHMRRVEKALARELTKP